One stretch of Gambusia affinis linkage group LG05, SWU_Gaff_1.0, whole genome shotgun sequence DNA includes these proteins:
- the slc9a1a gene encoding sodium/hydrogen exchanger 1 isoform X4, whose protein sequence is MLGFIYAVCQLAQDKYGEINLGNIGILPCLLFGSIISAVDPVAVLAVFEEIHINELLHILVFGESLLNDAVTVVLYHLFEEFMDSGSVTAVDAILGFVSFLIVALGGVLIGAIYGILAAFTSRFTSHTRVIEPLFVFLYSYMAYLSAEVFHLSGIMSLIACGAVMRPYVEANISHKSHTTIKYFLKMWSSVSETLIFIFLGVATVEGEHHWDWIFISATLILCLVARVIGVVGLTFIINNFRIVKLTTKDQFIIAYGGLRGAIAFSLGFLLHSEHKNIFLTAIITVIFFTVFVQGMTIKPLVELLAVKKKHEAKRSINEEIHTRFLDHLLTGIEDICGHYGHHHWKNKLNRFNKKYVKKILIAGDRCKEPQLIAFYHKLEMKHAIQMVESGGGSKLSSSFPSTVSMQNIQPKIQSSPSARPAERALPQLTKGREEEIRQILRTNLQKTRQRLQSYNRHTLVVDPDEEGYDDLILKKKKMRELDWKIKEMTNYLTVPRSQGSPTMRRARMASGRNTDFIPPQQKKGNKQSSDSQAYVKPGAKDVPSIQIDLASPQSPDSVRLLDEVGQDQGLTMSLPSSSNRAYKTGGKDDDRDQQKLLRCLSDPGPSADEDEDEPLPT, encoded by the exons ATGCTGG GTTTCATCTATGCTGTTTGTCAGCTCGCACAAGACAAGTACGGCGAAATCAATCTCGGCAACATTGGGATTCTGCCTTGTCTGCTGTTTGGCTCCATCATCTCTGCTGTGGATCCTGTTGCTGTGCTTGCTGTCTTTGAAGAGATTCACATAAACGAGCTGTTGCACATCTTGGTTTTCGGCGAATCACTGCTGAACGATGCTGTAACAGTG GTACTCTACCATCTATTTGAGGAGTTTATGGACTCTGGTTCGGTGACGGCAGTGGACGCCATCCTGGGATTTGTCTCATTCCTCATTGTTGCGTTGGGTGGTGTCCTGATTGGAGCCATCTATGGGATCCTGGCTGCCTTCACGTCTCGTTTCACCTCCCATACCAGGGTCATCGAGCCTCTTTTTGTGTTCCTCTACAGCTACATGGCCTACCTGTCGGCAGAGGTGTTCCACCTTTCGGGCATCATGTC gtTAATAGCATGTGGAGCAGTGATGCGACCCTATGTAGAAGCTAATATATCCCACAAGTCCCACACCACTATCAAGTACTTCCTCAAAATGTGGAGCAGCGTCAGTGAGACGTTGATCTTCATCTTTCTGGGTGTGGCCACAGTGGAAGGAGAACACCACTGGGACTGGATCTTCATCTCAGCAACTCTCATCCTGTGTCTGGTTGCACGAGTCATAG GTGTGGTGGGTCTTACGTTTATAATTAACAATTTCCGGATCGTCAAGCTGACCACCAAAGATCAGTTCATTATAGCCTACGGTGGACTGCGAGGTGCCATTGCTTTTTCCCTGGGCTTCCTTCTGCATTCGGAACACAAGAACATCTTCCTGACTGCCATCATCActgttattttcttcactgtCTTTGTTCAG GGTATGACTATTAAACCCCTGGTGGAGCTGTTGGCAGTGAAGAAGAAACACGAGGCGAAGCGCTCCATTAATGAGGAGATCCATACCCGG TTCCTTGATCACCTGCTGACTGGGATTGAGGATATCTGTGGACACTATGGACATCATCACTGGAAAAACAA GCTGAACCGCTTTAACAAGAAATATGTGAAGAAGATACTAATCGCAGGCGATCGCTGCAAAGAACCACAGCTCATTGCCTTCTACCACAAACTGGAGATGAAGCACGCTATTCAGATGGTGGAGAGCGGAGGGGGATCTAAGCTCAGCTCTTCCTTCCCTTCCACTGTTTCCATGCA GAACATTCAGCCAAAGATCCagtcttctccttctgctcgACCGGCAGAAAGAGCTCTTCCACAGCTGACCAAAGGTCGAGAGGAAGAGATCAGACAAATACTCAGGACCAACCTTCAGAAGACACGACAGAGG TTGCAATCCTACAACAGGCATACTCTGGTGGTTGATCCTGATGAGGAGGGATATGATGACTTGatcttaaaaaagaagaagatgaggGAGCTGGACTGGAAG ATAAAAGAGATGACCAACTACCTGACTGTGCCTCGTTCTCAAGGCTCCCCAACTATGAGAAGAGCCAGAATGGCTTCAG GCAGAAATACTGATTTCATACCTCCTcagcagaaaaaaggaaacaaacagtcGTCAG ATTCACAGGCCTATGTAAAGCCAGGTGCAAAAGACGTGCCCAGCATCCAGATTGACCTGGCGTCTCCACAGTCTCCAGACTCCGTCAGGCTGTTGGATGAGGTCGGACAGGACCAAGGCCTGACAATGAGCCTTCCTTCAAGTTCAAACAGAGCTTACAAAACTGGTGGGAAAGATGACGACAGAGATCAGCAGAAACTGTTAAGGTGCCTGAGTGACCCGGGGCCCAGTGcagatgaggatgaggatgagccTTTACCAACTTAA